The genomic window taaatatttttattaagagtaaaaaaaattataaaattatattattatgataatatttttatttttgtaaagatatttttatatgaaaaaaaaaatcaaattatgacTTACCTTccgaaaataatttttatttgaattaaaattatacaaaagaaatatttttatataaaattaataaaatttcacataTAGTAAATTTATTTCTAGTACGCCAATACGCTATgatttttaaacatttaatttattatcttaaagaaaatttatttcgagttttatagtttttaataaattatttaattttttgtaaataaaaattctttcaaaaataaattaaaaatagagggTAATGCTCCCTTTTCTTTTGCTTACATCCCAAAACACAGGTAGATTGATATGAGAGAGAAAgcgaaagaaaaagagaaacttCTGAGagacaaaatttgaaaataaataaataaataaaaataccttATGTAGAAGAGTAAATTTGGATTTTGGATAAGTATAAAGAGGATACAGCTGATAATATTTCCTTTGAAGTCAAACATTAAGCAAGCCTTAAAGTAATCTCAGGCTAAgttgcaaaaaagaaaaagttatttttgtttgtttgtttgtttgtttgttgtgAGGATTTTCGAGTGGCGATCAGGAGAATCGGATGTTAAATCCGATCGTCGGCGATCGGAGATGCTACTCGCCGGTGGTCACGGTGGTGAAGGCGGAGTTAGGCCGTTGTGATGCTGGTGGTGACAGTGACaaaggaggaggagaagaaggAGAAGAGTCGGTGGCGGTTTTGCTCGAGAGTAGTAGTACGAGTAGGAGTGTTTTTATAGTTGGAGGATGAGGAAAGGGAAAGGAAGGAACAATGGCTTGTTGCCGAATTCTTTGAGGATAATATCGTCTTGTTTGAAGACTGTTTCCTCGAATGCTAGTAACGTCGCATCCACGGTTCGTTCCGCTGGTGCTTCCGTCGCTGCTTCCATTTCTACTTCTTCTGAAGATCATAAAGATCAGGTTTACTTTCCATTTTAGGCTCAATCGTTTACATTTGTTTTTctggtttctttctttttagcTTTTGAACTCTTAGCTTGCTTGGTACTTGAAAGCTTTTAGCTTACTTAGTAGAGTAGTCTAGTGTTTGCATAGAGTTAATGGTGATTTAAAGCTTAATTGCTCTCACTACTCGGTATTACTTGTCGAGAACCATTTGGCTCAGTGTTGTCTACTTCTAGGGCGCACTATGAGCTTTACGTGCTTCAGCTATTATATTGCCCAAGAAGTCGCTTACTTAAGTAAGGCGCAGTATGTGTATTTGTGTACGTGTATGCATATATGCACACACTTaagatatataattttgattataaaCTCTAAAGAGCGGCCCATCTTATAAAACATGcacaattttccttttcttttgttgGCCAATATGCACGATCTTTTTATGGTCCATAGATTGTTGAATATTCAAACATTAGAAGTAGAGAGCTTGAATTTGTCCTTTAAAAAAACTACTAAAGATgcaattaatgaaaaaaatgaaaaaaattaaagagaacttcaaatatatatatttctggtGTCTGCCTCCTTAGAAAAGTGTGCTTGCCTCATCAAAAGCTCCTTGTCTAACAACACCTATGCAGGCACAGTTCCTAAACGCACACCTTAACAAAACTAGTTTTGGCTCTGCTAATATTAAACAATTTGGATATGGAGTCTAGCTAACCTGCTCTAACTATGTTAACTCAAACCTTATATCTTTGATATCCTTTAAAGCATTGATTATTTATCTTTGATATCCTTTAAAGCATTGATTATTTCATGCTGCTTTTTGTCTGCACAATTTTCATGGGGTGTTTGTTTGGAAAATCTTAAAGAGTTAAGTCACCGATGCACTATCTtgtgaattaaatttatttagattGTTATGATTTTTTACAGTGGAGAATTGATATAGTAGAACTAGTGTGTGCATGAATGTGTCTTTCATAATGTCTCATATCTTGACTGTTGTGCTCTGTGAAGCATTAATATTTGTTAAGAATCTCTTTTTAAGCTGCACTAGACTTGGAATGTGGTTTCTCATGGAATGGTGAGGCTTAGCTTTAAATTATCAACAAACAAATTTTTACACAATGATTTTTTTATCTGCTCTCCCTGCCTTGGTGTGAATTTGGCACATTCgaattaaatttcataattctGTTGGATTTTTTTGGGCTGTCTCAGAATGCTTCTCCTTTCTTCCTATTTTGAAATCAACGTTTGCTTAGGTGTGTTTCCATTATTTGTTCCATGAACAGGTAACATGGGCTGGCTTTGACAGGTTGGAACTTGGTCCGTCTCACTTCAAGCGTGTCCTCTTACTTGGTTACCAGAATGGATTTCAAGTCCTTGATGTGGAGGATGCCTCTAACTATAGTGAACTAGTTTCAAAGCGTGATGGTCCAGTTTCCTTCTTACAGATGCAGCCTTGCCCCCTGAGTTCAGATGGACAAGAAGGATTCAAGTCATCGCATCCTATGCTATTGGTCGTTGCTGGTTATGACACCAATAGTTCAAGATTGGCTCAGAACACTGGCCATTCAGTTGGGGTGGCCCAAGATTGCCGTATGGAGCCACAGTCAGGAAACACTGTCAACTCACCTACAACAGTTCGATTTTACTCTCTCCAGTCTCACTCTTATGTGCATGTGCTGAGATTTCGTTCATCGGTTTGCATGATTAGATGCAGTTCCCGGATTGTAGCGGTAGGTCTTGCAACACAGGTAAGTGCTGGCTGATATAAATGGTATATTAATTTAAGAgagtttgaaaattcattttgcatgttttgggttTTGAAGTGCAGATTAAATTACTCGGCATTGTTGCTGCTTTATTCTATGATAAAAATTTATCAGCAGCATAGTTTTTTCCTTATAACCTGTATCTCCTTTTGTTCTAAGTTTTGTTGTAGTCATGGTTATTAGTGATCTCAGTCTGTAGGTTGTCTTAGTTTCTTGTATTGCTTTAACTAGTGCTGCAAGTGATCGGTCAGTCCAAAGGCAGTAAGCTGAGATATATATACCAATCAAAGGCAAAGCAATTTTATGAAGATTATGCACTCCTCTTTTTCTAGTTTATTTCTGGTGCTGCAGATATCATAATCAACTCTTCTTGTATGGTTGCAGATATATTGTTTTGATGCCCTCACTCTCGAGAATAAGTTTAGTGTCCTCACCTATCCTGTTCCCCAGTTGGCAGGACAAGGGGCTGTTGGGGTTAATGTCGGCTTGGGTCCAATGGCTGTGGGTCCAAGGTGGTTAGCATATGCTTCCAATAATCCACTGTTGTCTAACACTGGACGGTTAAGCCCACAAAACCTTACCCCTTCTCCTGGTGTCAGTCCATCAACATCCCCTGGTGGCAGTAGTTTGGTTGCTCGTTATGCAATGGAATCTAGTAAGCATTTGGCAACTGGGCTAATCAACCTGGGAGATATGGGATACAGGACTTTATCCAAGTGTTGTCAAGAGCTACTTCCTGATGGCTCACATTCCCCCGTGTCACAGAATTCAGTTTGGAAAGTTGGAAGACTTGCAGGAACTGATATGGACAATGCAGGAATGGTTAGTCTTATGCTTTTACGTAGATTACATTCTATTTTAATAAGATCTTTCTTTTCTCTATATTTCAGGATGAAAGTACGCATGCTTTAAAATTTGAGGTTAAACCTGTTATTTTTGGATGGCATTTCTGAATAGTTCATGTTTGCAGCAAAATAATGCATTGAGGTTACTGCCTGATGACTCgaaaactaatttaaatattccAGTTGGATTCCTCTAGGATGTCTTGCTATGCTTCTACTTATAAGAAGTCTAGCAGGATACATAATATCATTTCAATCATAAAGAATATTATTATCtctgaaaaatagaatttaatttaatttattaaaggtATGGAGTCCGCAAAGAGAATGAGATGATCGTTTTTGTTTTTCCAATTTTATCTCCAAATGGAACAAATTGGGCCTCATGTTTCCTTGTCTATGGAAGTTGCAAGGCTAAATGGGAAGAACAAAATGAATGCAGTTATATCATAAATAGCTTTGGGAGGATGCATTAGTGACTGTGCCgtcttatttattttctattaagaGAGTATATTTTACATGATAGATGAGATTTAGAACATCCAATTACTGACACTTCTTATGATTCAAATGGTTGATTTTGTAGGTTGTCATAAAGGATTTTGTTTCTCGAGATGTTATATCTCAATTTAAAGCTCATACAAGCCCAATCTCTGCACTAAGTTTTGACCCTAGTGGGACCCTTCTGGTTACTGCATCAGTATACGGAAATAATATAAACATCTTCAGGATCATGCCATCGTATGTGCGCTCTGGATCTGGTGTGCAAAGTTCTGACTGGAGCTCTTCTCATGTGCATCTTTACAAGCTACATCGGGGAATGACATCAGCTGTTAGTATAATTTTAGTTTCAAGATATATCTTACTTTTCTACCTTCCCCTTGCAGATtgcattttaatatatatttttgtttttgttccttttttatgttataatttaaCAGATGATTCAAGATATTTGCTTTAGTCACTATAGTCAGTGGGTTGCGATTGTTTCATCCAAGGGAACTTGCCATATTTTTGTCTTGTCCCCATTTGGAGGTGATACAGGATTTCAAACGCTTAGTTCTCAGGGTGAAGAACCCTCCCTTTTTCCAGTTATATCCCTACCATGGTGGTCTACCTCATCTTGTGTCACTAATCAGCAATCTTTCCCACCCCCACTACCTGTTGCCCTTTCTGTTGTCAGCAGGATAAAATATAGTAGTTTTGGATGGCTTAATACAGTAAGCAATGCTGCGAATTCTGCGACAGGAAAGGTTTTTGTGCCATCTGGTGCTGTTGCTGCTGCTTTTCATAATTCTATATCGCTCGCTCCTCAGCATGTTGTTTCAAGAACTAATTCCTTGGAACATCTCTTAGTTTATACTCCATCAGGTCATGTAGTTCAACATGAGCTTCTCCCTTCAATTGGGGCAGATTCAGGAGCAAGTAATTTAAGATTCCAGACAGCTTCATATACACACGTACAAGAGGATGACTTGAGGGTGAAGGTTGAACCTGTTCAGTGGTGGGATGTATGTAGGAGGTCAGATTGGCCAGAAAGAGAGGAAAGTATTTCTAAGGCTACCCTTGAGAGACAAGATTTAGCTGAAGTTGTTCAAAGTAAATCAGTTTGTGAGGAATACAGCATTAATTCTCTGGAAATTAATGATAATGCCCGTGGAGAGAAGACTTCAACACCTCTTCCCACAAAGCCCCATGAGAGCTTCCACTGGTACCTCTCTAATGCAGAGGTGCAAGTAAACTCCTGGAGGTTACCAACATGGCAAAAGTCTAAGGTAGTTCATGTTCTTAATTTTCTATTACTCATAATAGGTGCAATAACTTGGTTGATTTAGTTTTTTCATTATTACAGATTTCTTTCTATATGATGGATTCTTCAAGAGACAATAGTCATAATGGTGGTGAGTTTGAAATTGAGGAGGTCCCAGTTcatgaagttgaaatcaaaagcAAGGAATTATTACCTTTTTTTGATCGCTTCCATCGAATCAAATCAAGCTGGAATGACAGGTGAGTTCCCTTTCATGCATATTCTTTTTGGCTgctctagccatattttgaactCTGAATTTAATATTGATATCCATCCTTGCCTGAAGTTTCTGGTTATTATTGATTCCAATCTAGTGAAATGTTTTATTCTGGCCGATGATTCAAGGAAAATCTCACTGAAATGGGCTGATGTTGCTGAATTTATCTGGAAGTTTCTCATACTTAGTTTGCACTAAGAATGTGTTTACATCTAACATCTATTGTCCGTATTAATGCTGATGTTGTTTATAGTGTAGCCTCAAAGTATAACCAAGGATATAATAAGATTGTCTTTTAGCATTTTGCCACAAAATTAAGTTAGTGTTTCCATGTGTGCCTGAGGTCTTTAAACGTACAGCAGAGTTCTGTAATTATTGTTTGGTCTTGATTTTTACTATTTCCTCCAGTATACAGAAGATGCAAGATAATATGACCTCTTTCACCCTCAGTTATAATGTGCTCGCATACGATACTCAGGAGGGAAAGAGTGTTTGGCTTTGGTTGAAGAAGGGTAGTTTGTTAGATGAATATAGGATGTACTaatatcatggaatattttcTTGTACAAAGTTTTGGACATAAATATGTATTTGATTGCCAAAAAAAGGATTTCTGGTtaaattttccttcatttttaAGGATTGACGTTCCATACTTCTGGGAATTCAATGCTTCCCACAAGCTTTAGATGCAGCAAGTCCATGCAACGCAAATGTGTGTTCATGTGCATGTTTGTTGACTATGGTTTGTGTTTAAAATCTATAAAGTAGCTATCTTGGTTGTTCCATATAGGTGTTTTTCCGTTGGGAAATATCCTCTGTCCTTGTCTCCTGATCTTCATCAAGGTGAATATAAAGCCTCGCAAGAGATTATTATTTGTCATTCAAAACCAGCGTCACTTAGCTCCACTGAAAGTTCTGAAGGAGGTAAGCCTATGTGATTGCTCGAGAGAAATTTTGGTTTTGCTATTGAAATGTCCTTGCCTCTAAAATTGCATTCATTTGATGATTGCAATTCTTGTCAGGTTCATCAAGGAGACTGGATAATATACTTGATTTCGATCAGATTAACAGCGAAAAGCCTTATCCACCCATCTACCAGGGTCTGAATGAAACTTGCCATGGAAAAATGGGGAATGGCTTCATTGAGCCATTGGTGTTGAATCAGGAGTCTTTGACTGTCAAATCTTCTCCATTTCAGCACTCAGAGAATATATATAATGATACCGGTCACTCTGAGAGAAGTGATTTTTCCTCTCTGGAGAGGGAGTTGCCTCCATCAAGAAGTAAGGCTGAAGGAATACCTTCTTTCAATGCTGTAGGGATCGGTGCTGCCTCAATGTTGCATGTAGACCACTATGATGCACCTAAAAACATTCTGGCAGATGAATCATCATTTTCTGCACAACAGATTGCGGTTGATTTTGTGCACTTCCGGGAAGGGCACTATGAAATCATACAGCAGAATGGAAGTGGCAAGTTGTCTGTACATGCAAATGATGATGTCGACAGCATCAGCAGCAACCACTGTGGAAAGGAAAAACTGGAAGAAGATGGGGAAAATGATGAAATGCTAGGTGGCATATTTCTGTTCTCTGAAGAAGGTAGAAAACTGCAAGTAATGGGGCAGCATTTCCTCAAACACCATTTGCTTTCCTCGTTAATAATGTTGTTTATCCACCTTTGTCTAAAATTAAATTGACTTGTCCTTTCACGGTTGGGATTCTTTTAACAGGTTGAACCGGATTCATCAGTCACGGTATTGGTTTGACCACTGTGGAAAGCTTAGCAAAGGTATGTTTTTGGATTCAAAATGCATTGCACCCTGTAAATAAAGGGTGGGGGAGGGCAATGGTGGTTGTGTTGTATGCTTAAAGTGTAGCAAGAACGACGCTTCATCGTTCCCTTCCTCTCTTTTGTACATGTTATTCAGCTGGCAATACGTAAAAATGGATGAGAGTATTGAGCTTAGGAGAAGGGGGTAAAACTCATTCTGGTACTTAGATTTGGGTTGAAGTTCCTTTGTGTTGATGATATTGGATTTGTTTGTATGTACAGAAAACTGTGTGAAGTTGTTGGTCTCAATCTGTATTAACAATATTGTTTGTCTggtgatgaaaaagaaaaaaaaaagaagaaaaagcaaaTGAAATGACTGTAAGGTATCCATAAATTCTTCACTCTGTCATTCTCTGGAGATGcttttgttttttgtttatatattttttatacattagtagagaaatgattaaaatttcaacaataatatatatatatatttatctttttatgtttttatataaaattttttaaaagaatttaaacacgaaaaaatttagaaaagtagTTTCGAT from Gossypium hirsutum isolate 1008001.06 chromosome D12, Gossypium_hirsutum_v2.1, whole genome shotgun sequence includes these protein-coding regions:
- the LOC107936882 gene encoding autophagy-related protein 18g translates to MRKGKGRNNGLLPNSLRIISSCLKTVSSNASNVASTVRSAGASVAASISTSSEDHKDQVTWAGFDRLELGPSHFKRVLLLGYQNGFQVLDVEDASNYSELVSKRDGPVSFLQMQPCPLSSDGQEGFKSSHPMLLVVAGYDTNSSRLAQNTGHSVGVAQDCRMEPQSGNTVNSPTTVRFYSLQSHSYVHVLRFRSSVCMIRCSSRIVAVGLATQIYCFDALTLENKFSVLTYPVPQLAGQGAVGVNVGLGPMAVGPRWLAYASNNPLLSNTGRLSPQNLTPSPGVSPSTSPGGSSLVARYAMESSKHLATGLINLGDMGYRTLSKCCQELLPDGSHSPVSQNSVWKVGRLAGTDMDNAGMVVIKDFVSRDVISQFKAHTSPISALSFDPSGTLLVTASVYGNNINIFRIMPSYVRSGSGVQSSDWSSSHVHLYKLHRGMTSAMIQDICFSHYSQWVAIVSSKGTCHIFVLSPFGGDTGFQTLSSQGEEPSLFPVISLPWWSTSSCVTNQQSFPPPLPVALSVVSRIKYSSFGWLNTVSNAANSATGKVFVPSGAVAAAFHNSISLAPQHVVSRTNSLEHLLVYTPSGHVVQHELLPSIGADSGASNLRFQTASYTHVQEDDLRVKVEPVQWWDVCRRSDWPEREESISKATLERQDLAEVVQSKSVCEEYSINSLEINDNARGEKTSTPLPTKPHESFHWYLSNAEVQVNSWRLPTWQKSKISFYMMDSSRDNSHNGGEFEIEEVPVHEVEIKSKELLPFFDRFHRIKSSWNDRCFSVGKYPLSLSPDLHQGEYKASQEIIICHSKPASLSSTESSEGGSSRRLDNILDFDQINSEKPYPPIYQGLNETCHGKMGNGFIEPLVLNQESLTVKSSPFQHSENIYNDTGHSERSDFSSLERELPPSRSKAEGIPSFNAVGIGAASMLHVDHYDAPKNILADESSFSAQQIAVDFVHFREGHYEIIQQNGSGKLSVHANDDVDSISSNHCGKEKLEEDGENDEMLGGIFLFSEEG